From the genome of Uranotaenia lowii strain MFRU-FL chromosome 1, ASM2978415v1, whole genome shotgun sequence, one region includes:
- the LOC129738211 gene encoding uncharacterized protein LOC129738211: MASADPTNNTASNCVKCDKPDTERMVGCDLCNNWAHYECAGVSDSIENPDRTWKCHVCRPKTADENVRTRDPEVRSNCTRRSRVDYDLMMLKEQHELRMRALAEEEEARKKRFDAEEDYIRKKYEMLKEANEAGDGSVSRSSREKVSEWLESGTTGNNRQNMPAGWEFPMQPVSNAQPSWTTTSNAPNNTLADCNPQNMTTPFSSSTPHASLIVSSTIPTSTHVPLGTLNQNQRFGNNPVVVPHAVNLPPTIRWSSTEISPTTMLQMIRNERHEQFRDKVVPKPVLRSTPRPLPPRLAAIRAESNILTAVCRGSIPSATTFGTNVTGAVPRSHDYIENAPTVSLTNSIPSYDKEKVAVSCPNVIPLNSNNEYFAKPNRAAQPTSDIVQDISSIVVSLGQLATCQQQQEPVVVNNYPSLPSYGCNMNREGSFHPPSTHLDPSPPTEKDLRNTNEYKMPSAAQLAARQVIPRELPYFEGDPQDWPLFYGTFQNSTKSCGFSDEENLSRLQRCLRGPALAAVRSRLMIPESVPLVMDILKRQFGRPDILIHALLNDLRRITPPKEDNLQFIINFGLAVRNSVDHMITANLLEHLSNPTLLQELVSKMPIQTQMEWSRFKRQYTTVNLEVFCHFTNELADTATDVIMPRFVPKHEGMKKTGKDRQTLYAHTLLEDAARDTAEEMPKKCCVFCGYPNHVIATCESFLRLDHDGRRKAVEEKRLCRTCLIPHKRWPCRSANECGINGCRIRHHALLHSQTASNPSSSPHVTIAHHHTSLSFSLYRYLPIVLQANGKSVEIIAFLDDGSSSTLLETSVATSLGVEGERGTLWLSWTNNVSREEKGSQRISVTASGLGKKKMFKMNNVRTVADLLLPTQTFDYETMQKAYPHLRGLPVTSYKDAKPRMIIGIEHAALLTSLKTREGCTNDPIAVKTRLGWCVFGRQMNGVQAIETVNVHCATENCDHELHELIKLLLKLEDSKAKAPLSECDKRALAILEATTRRVDGRFEAGLLFKHPEQRFPNSFPMAERRLQALERRLAKNSFLGQKVKEQINLYLEKGYAHLASTEELHETDPEKSWYLPLGVVQNPKKPQKVRLIWDAAARAHGVSFNDALLTGPDLLTSLPDILIRFRQRNIAFTGDIKEMFHQVRIRDSDKQYQRFLFREDLQQPPQVYVMDVATFGATCSPCIAQYVKNLNAMEHANEFPLAAEDIIKEHYMDDYLKSVDTPDEAVELVNQVKMIHSRGGFEIRNFASNSKEVLDRLGEVEDLQQKVLGVEPGLCTVEKSERVLGIIWKPQTDVFTFDASLQIEAIRHMDVRRPPTKRQVLSIIMSVFDPLGLIAHFVVHGRILMQEIWKYGCDWDECIPVELQESWFQWSNKLMQLNQVNIPRCYFKNSSSASLNAIQLHAFVDASESAYSCVVYACIIDEGVRKCAIVAARTKVAPLKPLSIPRLELQAAVEGSRLIQKVTNALTLPVIQRFVWSDSTTVLSWLRSDSRRYHQFVACRVGEILRTTSINEWRYVPTKLNVADEATKWKTEPSFDPQSRWFTGPEFLRKPESEWPSKFLPTSSPEEEMRATFVHHVHVFQPQIDYSRYSQFNRLLRAMAYFFRIISWFKGDAEALEARVLESEELENAENFLWRQVQMEAYPEEYNHLVQQSQDLRTEKVGINKRSSLYQMAPFMDENNVMRMSSRIGAAPKAAYETKYPVFLPKEHRVTYLLVHFYHRRFLHGNHETVVNELRQRFQIPHLRTLVKRVGKECQMCRIKKAVPKTPIMAPLPAVRPTPFIKPFTHTGIDYFGPQMVKQGRSLVKRWVALFTCLTIRAVHLEIVSGLSTQSCVMAIRRFIARRGSPATIYTDNGTNFLGANNLLKDQIKNAHEGCASVFTNAQTRWYFNPPATPHMGGPWERMVRSVKTAMDAIADHPQHPSDEVLETVVLEAESIVNSRPLTYVPLDAAESEALTPNHFLLYDRVLRDSWNLTQTLVDKFWVRWVKEYLPMLTRRTKWFSPTKPLKAGDLVIVVNEQKRNGWIRARVVSVITAPDGQVRRAVVRTANGESIKSVANLALLDIETPQTGMSTCPQELPELHGRENVRNTPGFDDVSGVSPSSSHK; this comes from the exons ATGGCATCTGCAGATCCAACTAACAACACGGCATCCAATTGTGTAAAATGTGACAAGCCAGACACGGAACGAATGGTAGGATGTGATTTGTGCAACAATTGGGCACATTATGAATGCGCAGGTGTATCGGATTCGATAGAGAACCCCGACCGCACTTGGAAATGTCATGTGTGCAGACCGAAAACGGCTGACGAAAATGTACGCACACGAGACCCTGAAGTTCGATCGAATTGTACACGTCGATCGCGAGTCGACTATGATCTGATGATGTTGAAGGAACAGCATGAACTGCGAATGAGAGCTTtagcagaagaagaagaagccaGGAAGAAACGTTTTGACGCGGAAGAGGATTACATccggaaaaaatatgaaatgttgAAGGAAGCAAATGAAGCAGGTGACGGAAGTGTCAGCAGAAGTAGCAGAGAGAAAGTCTCGGAGTGGTTAGAAAGTGGAACCACTGGGAATAACAGACAAAATATGCCAGCCGGATGGGAGTTTCCGATGCAGCCTGTTAGCAATGCTCAACCGTCTTGGACCACTACATCCAATGCTCCAAATAACACGTTGGCCGATTGCAATCCGCAAAATATGACGACCCCGTTCTCTTCCTCCACACCTCACGCCAGTTTGATAGTTTCATCCACGATTCCAACTTCTACTCATGTTCCACTTGGTACACTGAACCAGAACCAACGTTTCGGAAACAATCCCGTGGTAGTTCCCCATGCGGTGAATCTTCCGCCAACGATTCGTTGGTCCTCGACAGAAATATCACCTACAACAATGCTCCAAATGATCAGGAACGAAAGGCATGAACAATTCAGGGACAAAGTTGTTCCCAAGCCGGTTCTACGCAGTACACCTAGACCGCTTCCCCCGCGTTTAGCAGCGATTAGAGCTGAATCAAATATCCTGACAGCCGTATGCCGAGGATCTATTCCATCTGCAACAACATTCGGCACGAACGTTACTGGAGCCGTGCCTAGGTCTCACGATTATATCGAAAATGCTCCCACAGTTTCGTTGACGAACAGCATTCCGAGTTATGACAAGGAGAAAGTCGCAGTATCGTGCCCGAATGTGATCCCATTAAATTCAAACAATGAGTATTTCGCCAAACCGAATCGAGCAGCCCAACCGACGTCGGATATAGTTCAAGACATCTCGTCTATTGTAGTTTCATTGGGTCAACTAGCAACGTGTCAGCAACAACAAGAACCCGTAGTGGTAAATAACTACCCCAGTTTACCTAGTTATGGTTGTAATATGAATCGGGAAGGCAGTTTTCACCCTCCATCGACCCATCTAGACCCATCGCCGCCTACGGAAAAAGACTTGAGAAACACTAACGAATACAAAATGCCATCAGCTGCTCAACTAGCTGCTCGACAAGTAATACCACGTGAGCTGCCATACTTTGAAGGTGATCCACAAGACTGGCCACTTTTCTACGGCACCTTTCAAAACAGTACCAAAAGTTGCGGTTTTTCTGATGAGGAGAACTTATCTAGGCTACAGCGATGCTTGCGAGGACCAGCTCTTGCAGCGGTTAGAAGTCGCCTCATGATTCCAGAGTCCGTACCACTAGTGATGGATATTTTGAAACGCCAATTTGGTAGACCAGACATTCTTATTCACGCACTACTGAACGATCTTCGAAGGATTACACCACCAAAAGAGGATAATCTACAATTTATCATCAATTTTGGCCTGGCTGTTCGTAATAGTGTGGATCATATGATCACTGCAAACCTGTTGGAGCACCTTAGTAACCCAACTTTACTGCAGGAACTCGTGTCGAAGATGCCAATACAAACGCAAATGGAGTGGTCTCGGTTTAAGCGCCAGTATACTACAGTAAACCTAGAAGTATTTTGCCATTTTACTAACGAGTTGGCAGACACAGCCACCGACGTTATTATGCCACGCTTTGTACCTAAACACGAGGGTATGAAGAAAACCGGTAAGGATAGGCAAACACTTTACGCACATACACTTCTTGAAGATGCAGCTCGTGATACGGCAGAAGAAATGCCAAAGAAGTGTTGTGTTTTCTGTGGCTACCCAAACCACGTAATAGCTACATGCGAATCGTTTCTAAGGTTGGATCATGATGGGCGAAGGAAGGCCGTCGAGGAGAAAAGGCTATGTCGCACTTGTCTAATACCCCATAAAAGATGGCCATGTCGATCGGCGAATGAGTGTGGCATTAACGGTTGTCGAATTCGCCACCACGCCTTACTACACTCGCAGACGGCCTCCAATCCAAGTTCTTCTCCACATGTCACTATTGCGCATCACCATACCAGCCTATCGTTTTCACTTTATCGCTATCTTCCCATTGTATTACAAGCCAACGGTAAGTCAGTCGAGATAATTGCCTTCCTGGATGACGGTTCATCTTCTACATTACTTGAGACGAGTGTGGCGACCAGCCTCGGAGTTGAAGGAGAACGTGGGACATTATGGTTGAGTTGGACGAACAATGTATCGCGAGAGGAAAAAGGTTCACAACGAATTTCAGTGACAGCTTCCGGTctgggaaagaaaaaaatgtttaaaatgaacAATGTTCGCACAGTAGCAGACCTCCTTCTTCCAACTCAGACCTTCGACTATGAAACTATGCAAAAAGCGTACCCACATTTAAGAGGCTTGCCAGTGACTAGTTACAAAGATGCTAAGCCAAGGATGATAATAGGTATTGAACATGCCGCCCTTTTAACATCGCTTAAAACACGAGAAGGCTGTACTAATGACCCAATCGCAGTAAAGACACGCCTAGGTTGGTGTGTTTTCGGCCGACAAATGAACGGCGTACAAGCGATCGAAACCGTTAATGTACATTGCGCCACAGAAAATTGCGATCACGAACTGCACGAGTTGATAAAACTGCTGCTCAAATTGGAGGATTCTAAAGCAAAAGCTCCGCTGTCAGAATGTGACAAACGGGCTTTGGCCATTTTAGAAGCAACCACACGGCGTGTCGACGGAAGGTTCGAAGCTGGCTTGTTATTTAAACACCCGGAACAGCGGTTTCCCAACAGCTTCCCTATGGCCGAACGTAGATTGCAGGCACTAGAACGTCGTCTGGCTAAAAATTCCTTTCTGGGCCAAAAGGTAAAAGAACAAATAAACCTATACCTAGAGAAAGGTTATGCTCACCTTGCATCAACAGAAGAGTTACATGAAACAGACCCCGAAAAGTCGTGGTACCTTCCACTAGGAGTGGTACAAAATCCCAAGAAACCCCAGAAGGTCCGCTTAATATGGGATGCTGCTGCTCGAGCTCATGGCGTGTCGTTCAATGATGCCTTACTAACAGGACCCGATCTTCTGACTTCTCTACCGGATATCCTCATCAGGTTTCGACAGAGAAACATCGCCTTTACCGGCGACATCAAGGAGATGTTTCATCAAGTCAGGATTCGAGACTCTGATAAGCAATATCAACGTTTCCTGTTCCGCGAAGATCTACAGCAGCCACCGCAAGTCTATGTTATGGATGTAGCTACGTTTGGGGCAACATGCTCTCCATGCATAGCCCAATATGTAAAGAACCTAAATGCCATGGAACACGCAAATGAATTTCCACTTGCTGCCGAAGATATAATTAAAGAACACTATATGGATGATTACTTGAAGAGCGTAGATACACCAGATGAAGCTGTGGAATTGGTAAACCAGGTGAAAATGATTCACTCTAGAGGGGGTTTCGAGATAAGAAACTTTGCCTCTAATTCAAAAGAGGTCCTAGATCGATTGGGTGAGGTCGAAGACTTACAACAAAAGGTGCTAGGTGTTGAACCAGGACTCTGCACCGTTGAAAAGTCTGAACGAGTGTTGGGTATCATCTGGAAACCGCAGACTGATGTTTTCACCTTTGATGCTTCGTTGCAAATAGAAGCGATACGACACATGGACGTTAGACGACCTCCCACCAAACGGCAAGTATTGAGCATTATCATGTCGGTATTCGATCCCTTGGGGCTGATAGCCCATTTCGTCGTCCACGGCAGAATCTTGATGCAAGAGATCTGGAAATATGGTTGTGACTGGGATGAATGTATACCTGTAGAACTACAAGAAAGTTGGTTTCAGTGGAGCAATAAGTTGATGCAACTGAATCAAGTAAATATTCCTCGATGTTATTTTAAGAACTCGTCTTCCGCCTCTCTAAATGCAATACAACTTCACGCCTTTGTAGACGCTAGCGAATCGGCATATTCCTGCGTCGTTTATGCTTGTATTATTGACGAAGGTGTTCGAAAATGTGCAATCGTAGCAGCAAGAACGAAGGTGGCTCCTTTGAAGCCACTTTCCATACCACGCTTAGAACTACAAGCGGCCGTGGAAGGAAGTCGTCTCATTCAAAAGGTAACGAACGCACTCACTCTACCAGTTATCCAGAGATTCGTTTGGTCAGATTCGACCACGGTATTGTCGTGGCTACGATCGGATAGTCGGCGATATCACCAGTTTGTGGCGTGTAGAGTTGGCGAGATTCTCCGTACGACTTCAATCAACGAATGGAGATACGTGCCGACGAAACTAAACGTAGCAGATGAAGCCACGAAATGGAAAACGGAGCCTAGTTTTGACCCTCAGAGCCGGTGGTTCACTGGACccgaatttttgagaaaacctGAGAGCGAATGGccatcaaaatttctaccaacgAGTAGTCCTGAAGAAGAAATGCGAGCGACATTCGTGCATCATGTTCACGTCTTTCAACCACAGATTGACTATTCTCGGTATTCACAGTTTAACCGATTACTGAGAgctatggcgtatttttttagaataatttctTGGTTTAAAGGTGATGCCGAAGCTCTCGAAGCTAGAGTCCTCGAATCTGAAGAACTTGAAAACGCTGAAAACTTCCTATGGCGACAAGTCCAAATGGAAGCTTATCCCGAAGAGTATAATCACTTAGTACAGCAATCTCAAGATCTCCGAACAGAAAAGGTAGGCATAAATAAGAGAAGTTCTTTGTACCAGATGGCACCGTTTATGGACGAAAATAATGTGATGCGCATGAGTAGTCGAATTGGGGCGGCACCGAAAGCAGCATACGAAACTAAATATCCGGTATTTTTACCTAAGGAACATCGTGTAACATACCTTCTTGTACATTTTTACCATCGTCGCTTCCTGCATGGGAATCATGAAACGGTGGTTAACGAGTTGAGGCAGCGGTTCCAAATCCCTCATTTGCGAACGTTAGTGAAACGCGTTGGTAAAGAATGCCAGATGTGTAGAATTAAAAAGGCTGTTCCCAAAACTCCAATTATGGCACCTCTACCGGCAGTTCGCCCAACTCCTTTCATTAAACCCTTTACGCACACTGGTATAGACTATTTTGGCCCACAGATGGTTAAACAAGGCCGCAGTTTGGTCAAGCGTTGGGTGGCACTTTTCACGTGCCTTACAATAAGAGCAGTGCATCTGGAAATTGTGTCCGGCCTTTCCACTCAATCATGTGTAATGGCAATTCGCAGGTTCATCGCACGAAGAGGGTCTCCAGCTACCATCTACACAGATAATGGTACGAACTTCCTAGGAGCGAATAATCTTCTAAAAGACCAAATAAAAAATGCTCACGAAGGTTGTGCCAGCGTATTCACTAATGCCCAAACACGATGGTACTTCAATCCTCCTGCCACTCCTCACATGGGGGGTCCATGGGAACGCATGGTTAGGTCAGTGAAGACAGCGATGGATGCTATAGCGGATCACCCACAACATCCCAGCGACGAAGTGTTAGAAACAGTGGTACTAGAAGCAGAATCAATCGTTAATTCCAGACCTCTCACCTATGTGCCTCTAGATGCCGCTGAATCGGAAGCCCTGACTCCAAACCACTTTTTGCTGTATG ATAGGGTTTTACGAGACAGCTGGAACCTAACCCAAACGCTGGTGGACAAATTTTGGGTAAGGTGGGTCAAGGAATACTTGCCAATGCTGACCAGGCGCACAAAGTGGTTTTCACCAACTAAACCTTTGAAAGCGGGTGATTTAGTGATAGTAGTCAATGAACAGAAAAGAAACGGTTGGATTCGAGCACGCGTGGTTAGTGTTATCACCGCTCCAGATGGTCAAGTACGTCGAGCTGTGGTGCGAACAGCTAACGGAGAGAGCATCAAATCAGTAGCTAATTTGGCCCTACTAGACATCGAAACACCACAGACTGGCATGTCAACATGTCCACAGGAGCTTCCGGAACTACACGGGCGGGAGAATGTTAGAAATACCCCTGGGTTCGACGACGTGAGTGGTGTGAGTCCCAGCAGCTCCCACAAGTGA